In the Kwoniella shivajii chromosome 2, complete sequence genome, one interval contains:
- a CDS encoding transketolase: protein MSGSNDQIAINTIRALAADVVGKANSGHPGAPMGMAPVAHVLFSKFMKFNSKNPKWINRDRFVLSNGHACALQYILLHLAGYKVSMDDLKAFRQIDSITPGHPELGVTDGIEVTTGPLGQGVSNAVGLAIAQAHMGAVFNKDNFSLIDNHTYVFLGDGCLQEGVASEACSLAGHLKLGNLIAVYDDNKITIDGDTAVSFTEDVEARFKSYGWEVLHVEKGDDDIAAIEAALKEAQKSKDVPTIINLKTTIGFGSLKQGGHDVHGAPLKKDDITQMKKKFGFNPEETFAVPKETYDIYNAAAEKGAKAEADWEALFKQYSEKYPKEASELTRRVEGRLPDGWEKALPTYTTSDAAVGSRKLSETTISKLAEVLPELVGGSADLTGSNLTRWKNAEDFQHPSTGLGSYAGRYFRFGVREHGMAAICNGIAAYGGLIPFGATFLNFVSYAAGAVRLSALSHLRVLQVATHDSIGLGEDGPTHQPVETAAWLRAIPNLAFWRPADGNETSASYLVSILSQHTPSVLAFSRQNLPQLANSSIEKAAKGGYVLEEVENADVTLVSTGSEVPLCLGAVEQLKSKGIKARLVSLPCFEVFETQSRDYKLSVLPSGSPILSVEAYSTFGWGQYSHDHFGLKAWGASGPYDQVYKKFDITPEGIAKRAEKVVAFYKKRGQPVFSPLISALDDISDE, encoded by the exons ATGTCCGGTTCAAACGATCAGATCGctatcaa CACCATCCGAGCCCTCGCTGCTGATGTAGTAGGCAAG GCCAACTCCGGTCACCCTGGTGCTCCCATG GGTATGGCTCCTGTCGCCCACGTTCTTTTCAGTAAATTCATGAAATTCAATTCCAAGAACCCCAAGTGGATCAACAGAGATCGATTCGTTCTTTCTAACGGTCATGC TTGTGCCCTTCAAtacatcctccttcaccttgcCGGATACAAGGTCTCCATGGATGACCTCAAAGCATTCCGACAAATCGACTCTATCACCCCCGGTCACCCCGAACTCGGCGTAACTGATGGTATTGAAGTCACCACTGGTCCCCTTGGTCAAG GTGTCTCAAACGCTGTTGGTCTTGCCATTGCCCAAGCACACATGGGTGCCGTCTTCAACAAGGATAATTTCTCTCTCATTGACAACCACACTTACG tcTTCCTTGGTGATGGATGTCTACAAGAAGGTGTCGCTTCCGAAGCATGTTCCCTCGCTGGTCACTTGAAATTGGGTAATTTGATCGCTGTCTACGATGACAACA AAATCACCATCGACGGTGACACCGCTGTATCGTTTACTGAAGACGTAGAAGCCCGATTCAAGTCTTACGGATGGGAAGTTCTCCACGTTGAGAAAGGTGACGA TGACATCGCTGCTATCGAAGCCGCTCTCAAAGAAGCCCAAAAGTCCAAAGACGTACCTACCATCATCAACCTTAAAACCACAATCGGTTTCGGTTCGCTTAAACAAGGTGGTCACGATGTCCACGGTGCTCCCCTCAAAAAAGACGATATCACccaaatgaagaagaagttcgGTTTCAACCCTGAAGAGACCTTTGCCGTCCCCAAGGAGACTTACGACATCTACAACGCTGCCGCTGAGAAAGGTGccaaagctgaagctgattgggAAGCTCTCTTCAAGCAATACTCGGAGAAATACCCCAAAGAAGCTTCCGAGCTCACTCGACGAGTCGAAGGTCGACTTCCCGATGGATGGGAGAAAGCCCTCcccacctacaccacctctGACGCCGCTGTCGGTTCCCGAAAACTCTCTGAGACCACCATCAGCAAACTTGCTGAAGTCCTTCCTGAGCTTGTTGGTGGATCTGCCGATTTGACCGGTTCAAACTTGACTCGATGGAAGAACGCCGAAGATTTCCAACACCCTTCCACCGGCCTCGGTTCTTACGCCGGTCGATACTTCCGATTCGGTGTACGAGAACACGGTATGGCTGCCATCTGTAACGGTATCGCCGCTTACGGCGGTCTTATCCCATTCGGTGCTACTTTCCTCAACTTCGTTTCATACGCTGCCGGTGCCGTTAGACTTTCCGCTCTTTCTCACCTCCGAGTTCTCCAAGTCGCTACCCACGACTCCATTGGtcttggtgaagatggaccCACCCATCAACCCGTTGAGACCGCTGCTTGGCTCCGAGCTATTCCCAACCTTGCGTTCTGGCGACCTGCCGACGGTAACGAGACTTCCGCTTCTTACCTTGTCTCTATCCTCTCTCAACACACCCCTTCCGTTCTCGCATTCTCCCGACAAAACTTACCTCAACTTGCCAACTCTTCCATTGAGAAAGCAGCCAAAGGTGGTTACGTacttgaagaagttgaaaacGCCGATGTCACTCTTGTTTCCACCGGATCAGAAGTACCTCTCTGTCTCGGCGCTGTAGAGCAACTCAAGTCAAAAGGAATCAAAGCTAGACTTGTGTCCTTACCTTGTTTCGAAGTTTTCGAGACTCAATCAAGAGATTACAAGCTTTCCGTACTTCCTTCAGGTTCTCCTATCCTTTCAGTAGAAGCTTACTCTACATTCGGTTGGGGCCAATACTCTCACGATCACTTTGGTCTCAAAGCATGGGGTGCCTCAGGTCCATACGACCAAGTATACAAAAAG TTCGACATCACTCCCGAGGGCATCGCTAAGAGAGCTGAGAAGGTTGTTGCATTCTACAAGAAACGTGGTCAACCTGTATTCTCCCCTTTGATCTCTGCATTAGATGACATCTCCGATGAGTAG